CGGGACCACGACGCGATCACCGAGCGCTACGACGAGTCGGCGGTGGTCGGCATCGCGGCGCTCGCGGAGGGGTACGCCGCCCTCGGCGGGATCATCGACGCGCTCGGCGTCGAGTTGGAGGAGGAGTTCGTCGGCTGGGAGCCGGACGAGTAGTCGGCGTCTCCCACCGCAGGTCGGCTCCGAGGGGCGTCGATACGGCGGTCCGCGGCTCAGACCTCGGTTCTCGATTCCTTCCGGCTGGTCAATCGCTCGGGTACGAGCCGAAAGTAGCCGAACGAGACCGTTCGCGGCGGCTCGCCGAAGACGTCGACCAGCGGGATGTGGACCCGTTCGAGACCCTGCAGGGTCTCCGTGGCGATCGGCTCCGCGGTCGTCTCCTCGAGGCGGCCGGTGGCGATGACGCTCTCCCACGCGCTCCCCTCCCGTCCGTAGGTCACGAACGCGACGGTCTCGCCCGCGACGTCCCCCTTCTCCCGATCGTCGCCCACCGCGAGGCGGAAGTAGAAGGTCGTCTCCGTCGCGTCGTACCCGTACGAGACCGGGATCGCGTGTGGCGGATCGCCGTCCGCCGTCGGGAACGCCATGACGCCGATGCCGCCGGTCCCGAGGAAGGCGTCCCGCTCGTCGTCGTCCATCTCGACGGGCGTGCTGTCACTCATACCGTCCGTAACGGCGGGAGAGATGAAAAGTGTGGTCCGTATTCCCACACCGAGAGGAGCGGAACCACCGATCGGTCGCGGGAACGGCGGGCAGCGGGAAGCGGATATCGCCGGTCAGTAGTGCCAGGGGTACTCGTTGAAGTCGGGGTCGCGTTTCTCGAGGAAGGCGTCCCGGCCCTCTCGAGCCTCGTCGGTCATGTAGCCCAGCCTGGTGGCCTCGCCCGCGAACACCTGCTGGCCGACCATCCCGTCGTCGACGGCGTTGAACCCGAACTTCAGCATTCGAATGGCGGTCGGGCTCTTTCCGTCGATCGCCTCGGCCCATTCGAGGGCGACCTCTTCTAGGTCCGCGTGGGCGACCGCCTCGTTTGCCATCCCCATCTCCACCGCTTCCTGGGCCGAGTAGGTCTTCCCGAGGAAGAAAATCTCTCTGGCCTTCTTCTGGCCGACCTGCCGGGCGAGATAGGCCGAGCCGAAGCCCGCGTCGAAGCTCGCCACGTCGGGATCGGTCTGGAGGAATTTGGCGTGTTCTTCCGAGGCCAGCGTCATGTCACAGATCACGTGCAGCGAGTGGCCGCCGCCGACCGCCCAGCCCGGCACGACGGCGACGACGGGCTTGGGCATGAAGCGGATCAGGCGCTGGACTTCGAGGATGTGGAGCCGACCGGCTTTCGCCTCGCGGACGGCCGCCGAATCCTCATCGCCGGCCTCGTCGTCGCCACGGTACTCGTAGCCCGAGCCGCCACGAACGGACTGATCCCCTCCCGAACAGAACGCCCACCCGCCGTCCTTCGGCGAGGGGCCGTTCCCGGTCAGGAGGACGCAGCCGACATCGGTCTGCTTGCGCGCGTGATCCAGCGCGCGGTACAGTTCGTCGACCGTCCCGGGCCGGAAGGCGTTACGCAGATTCGGCCGGTCGAAGGCGATGCGGACCGCGCCGACCTCGCGCGCGCGATGATACGTGATATCGTCGAAGTCGTTGTCGACGGGTTCCCAGCGGTCGGGATCGAAGAGGTCCGAAACCATGCGCGGCGCTACGCGGGAGAGCGCAAAAACGTTGGTTCATCCGAGGCGCTCACACACTCGCTCGTGGATTTCCTCTCGAGTTCGGTGGCTCGCCTCGCCGTCGACACGAATCTCGATCACCTGCGTACCGGGACTCGAACACGAGGCCGAATACGCGTCCTCGAAGCCCGAAAGCGAGTCCGTGCGGACGAACTCGAAGCCGTAGAGGTCGGCCGTCGGCGCGAAGTCCAGCCCGTGGGGCGTCTTGAACTGGCCGGTAAACGGCGGGTCGAAGCCCTCGATGGGGAGCATGTGGAAGATGCCGCCGCCGTCGTTGTTGAGCAGGACGACCGTGGCGTCGACGCCGCACCGCGAGAGCGCGAGCAGGCCGTTCATGTCGTGGTAGTACGCCAGATCCCCGGTGACGAGCACGAGCGGGTCGTCGGTGGCGCTCCCGGCGCCCAGCGCCGTCGAGGTGATCCCGTCGATCCCGCTGGCACCCCGATTGCCGAGGACGGTGAGGTCGGCCCCCCGGGGTCGGGCGAACCTGTCTGCGTCCCGGACCGGCATCGAGTTCGAGACGAAGACGGTCGCGGGGTCGGGTGCCCCAGAGAAAACGCGTTCGAGGACCGCGCCCTCAAACAGGCGCTCGGTCTCCTCGTCGATCAGGTTCCAGTAGCGCGCTTCGGCCTCCGCGAACCGCTCGCGCCATCCCTGGTTCGGGGAGGGGTCGAGATCCGCGGCGAGCGCTTCGGCGAGTTCGGTTCCGTCGGCGACGACGAGGTCCGTCGCCGTGAACGTCGCCTCGCGCCACTCCCCTGCAGGGTCGACGACGAACTGGCGGACGTCGGCGTCTCGAAGGTACTCGCGGAGCGTTTTGGAGGTGGGCGAGGCCCCGAACCGGAGGACGAGGTCGGGGACGGGCCAGTCGACGCTCGCGAGCCACGAGTCGTAGCCGCCGATCACGGTCGCTTCGTCGTCGCCGGACCCGAAGCGCGTTCCCGAGAGGGGATCGGCGAGGACCGGAAACCCGGTCGCGCCGGCGAGCGCTCGGATCGCCTCGCCGTCGAGACGGTCGGAGGGACCGGCGACGATCAGGCCTCTGTGGGCGTTCTCGATGGCCGCCGAGAGCGTCCGGCGGTCGCTCTCGGAGAGCGTCGGGCGGCACGGCGTGACCGAGACGAACGGTCCGTCGCGCCCCTCGACGGCCAGCGGGTGGCGCTCCGCGAGGTCCGCGGGCACGTCGTCCTCGACCTCGATGGGTTCGAGGGGCTTTGCAAAGGGGGCGTTCAGGTGGACCGGTCCCGCAGGGATCCCCGTGGTCTCGGCGAGCGCCCGGCAGACGGTGGTTCGAAGTGAGCGGAGCCGTCGGGCCTCGGGCGCGGGTTCGGGGAGTTCGCGGTACCACCGGACCGAATCGCCGTAGAGCTTCGTCTGGTCGATCGTCTGGTTCGCGCCCGACTCGCGCAGTTCGGTCGGGCGGTCGGCGGTGAGGACGAGCATGGGGACCCGCGACTGGGAGGCCTCGATCACCGCGGGGTGGAAGTTCGCGGCGGCGGTTCCGGAGGTACAGACCAGCGGCGTCGGCTCGCCGGTACGCTTCGCGCGCCCGAGCGCGTAGAAGGCCGCCGAGCGCTCGTCGAGGTGCGAGTGAACCGTAATGGATTCGTGGGTAGCGAAGGCGACTGTGAGGGGAGTCGAGCGGCTGCCGGGCGCGATACAGACGTCCTCGACGCCAGATTCGACGAGTTCGTCGGCGACGACCCGCCCCCAGAGGGTCGCGCGGTTGGGCGCGGTCATTCGCCGAGCGCGTCCAGGATGGGGCGGTATTTCAGCTGTACCTCCTCCCACTCCTCGTCGGGGTCGCTGTCGGCGACGATCCCGTTGCCCGCGAACAGCGTGACCGTCTCGTCGCTCGCGACGCCCGAGCGGATCGCCACGGCGAACTCGCCGTCGCCGGCGGCGTCGAACCACCCGACGGGGGCGGCGTACCAGCCCCGCTCGAACGTCTCGGTCTCGCGGATCGTCGCCCACGCCGCCTCGGGCGGGAGGCCGCCGACCGCCGGCGTGGGATGGAGCGCCTCGACGATCGAGAGGACGTGGTCGTCGGCCGCGAGATCCGCTCTGATGGGGGTTCGGAGGTGTTGGATCGTCGCGAGGCGCTTGACGGTCTGGTCCGCGACGCGCACCTCGCCGAGCGGTTCGAGTTGCTCGCGGATGGTGTCGACGACCACGCCCTGTTCGTGCTGGATCTTCTCGCTTTCGAGCAGCGAGGTCATCAGCGCGTGGTCCTCCTCGGGCGTCCCGCCGCGCGCGGCCGACCCCGCGAGCGCCTCGGTCTCGACGCGCCGCCCCGAGAGCGAGACCAGCCGTTCGGGCGGCGCGCCGAAAAAGCCCGCCGTCTCCGTGGGTTCGATCAGGAACCGGTAGCACTCGGGATAGGTCCGTCGAAGGCGTTCGAGCACGTCGGGGATCTCGATATCGGTCTCGAGATCGACCTCGAGCGACTGGGCGAGGACGACCTTTCGCAGGTCGGTTGCGGCGATCCGGTCGGTCGCCTCGCTCACCTGGCGGCACCACTCATCGCGGGGGGTGGTGAGCCGGGTCGCGGCGATGCCCGGCGACCGGCCGCTGGGCTGCATCGCGGGGTGGGCGGCGAGTTCGGATCGGACGCGGTCGAGTTCGGTCTCGACCCCGTCCGCTTCGGCGTCGGGGCCGTACTCGGAGACCGTGAGCCACGTCGTCTCGTCGGTTCGCGTGAGCTGAACACGGGGGACGACGAACTCGGCGGCGGGAAAGCCCGCCCAGGGCGGGGTGGGGCCGTGACCGGCGTGAAAGGAAAAGCCGCCGAAGGCCCGCGGACGGGCGGGCGCGGGGAGGTCGCCGCCGGACGCGAGCGCGGTATCGAGCGTCGAGAAGAGCCGACCGGCGTCCTCGCGGAGGGTCTCGAACCGGTCCGGTCCCCCCGCACGGAGCCGGACGGCCGCGCCGCCGCCGACGATCTCGAGCCCGTCGGGAGCGGCCCAGTATACCCGCGGGGGCGAACGACCGGCGAGAAACGAGCGATAGGAGAGGTCCGCTAGCTCACGGGCCCGGCTGACGAGGGTGGCGCCCTCGCCTTCGAGGGGCGCGACCACCGAGCCGTCACGGTGCGGGACGGTCATTACCCGTCCTCGGGGTCCCGGCCCCTTCAGCGTATCTATCCCCGAGGGACACCTCGTTTCCGGTGAAATACACCGGATTTCCGGTGAACGGCGGATCGGAAAACGGGACCGTCACTCCCCGTCGACGAGGACGTCCCGAACCACGGTCGGGTCCTCCAGAAGTCGGTGTCTCGTGTAACTGCCCTCGGCGCTCCCGCCGCTGTGGCGGGACTGTTCGATGATGTCGAGAAAGGCGTGTTCCTTCAGGAGGTCTCGGACCCGGCGCAACGAGAGGGTCTCCGCCCCTTCCTGCCTGCAGATCTCCTCGTAGACGTCGTAGATCGCGGTGGTGCGAAAGCCCTCGCTACCGGCGTCGTTCAGCGAGAGGATCGTCAGCGCGTGGAGCACGTACCGCGAGTGGGGGGTCGACCCCCGGATGAGTTCGCGAAACCGGTCGGTCTCGGCTCGCTTTCTGGCGTCGGTGACGAACCCCTCTCGAACCCGTTCCGCCCCGGTTGACTGGGCGATCTCGCCGGCGTATCTGAGGATGTCGATCGCCTTTCGGGCGTCGCCGTGTTCGCGCGCGGCCAGCGCCGCCGCCCGCGGGATCACGCCCCCGTCGAGGACGCCCTCGCGGAAGGCGTCGCGCCGGGCCTCCATGATCTCGCCGAGTTGGGAGGCGTCGTAGGGGGGAAAGACGAACTCGCGCTCGCAGAGGCTCGATTTGACGCGCTCGTCCATGCGGTCCTTGTACCGGATCTTGTTGCTGATCCCCACCACGCCGATCTTGCAGTCGGTGAGCTTTCCCGCCTCGCCCGCCCGGGATAGTTGCATGAGGATCGCGTCGTCCGCGAGTTTGTCGATCTCGTCGAGGATGATGAGGACGACGTCGTAGCTCGCGTCGAGGATGCGCCAGAGGCGCTTGTAGTAGGTCGCGGTGCTGATCCCCTTGTCGGGGACGTTGATCCCGGTCTCGTCGGCTCGGTTGAAGCTACTGGCGATCGTCTGGACCGCCTGCGTCTCGGTGGTGTCCTGTGCGCAGTCGACGTAGGCGAAGGCGGCGGTCACGCCCTCGCTCCTGGCGGCGTCGACGAGCCGTCCGGAGACGTGTTTCGCACACAGGGACTTCCCGGTGCCGGTCTTGCCGTAGATGAGGATGTTGCTCGGACTCTGTCCGAAGATCGCCGGGTTCACGGCGTTCGCGAGCAGCTTGATCTCCTCGTCTCGCCCGACGATCCGCCCCTCGTCGGGGAGGTGGTTGATCTCCAGAAGCTCCTTGTTGACGAAGATGGGGTCGTCGCGAATGAACAACTCGTCCGTCTCGACCATACACCCACACCACGTTTCCGGTGAAATAGCGCTTGCGTTTCGGCCGGGACACACACACCGGGTTTCCGGTGAAACGGGTCGGGAGAGGAGTGAGGTTCAGGCGAAACGGGGGTTCGCGCGGTCGACGGTGACGAACGGCGGGACGGGAGCAACCGGCCTCTGACGCCGAGATCGGCCGGCGCGTGGTCGGAAGCTGACGGCCAGGACGATGGAAAAGGGACGTCGGTCGGCCCCAACGGAAATGCCGACGGCTCTACCGGATCGACTGGACGCCAAGACGATCACTGATCGTCCTTGATTCCGTTCGACGAATCAGCCAATGGACTGTGACGTACATATGCTATATAAACATACGGAATCCTCCGTGGTCCGTTTCCGAGCAGCGGCCACCATCGAAGCACACCTACGGAGCTTCGCCCCCTCCCTCGGGCGGATTTCACCGGAAACCCGGTGTGTGTCTCGCCGTCACGCGCCGAGGAACGTAGCGGCGACACGAAGCGATGGCATCCACCCGAGAGTCGTCGTCTATATAATTGTATCGTTCGTCTAACTGTATCGTTCCTCGTTCCACGGATCGGCGGTGTTCGAGTAGCCGCGTTTCTCCCAGAACCCCCGCTCGGGTTCGACCAGAAACTCGACCCCGTCGACCCACTTCGCGCCCTTGTAGGCGTACTTGTGCGGCGTCACCACGCGGAGCGGCCCGCCGTGCTCCTCGGGGAGCGCCTCACCGCCGAACTCCCACGCGAACAACACCTCCTCGCGCATGCAGTCCGCGAGCGGGAGGTTCGTCGTGTAGCCGTCGAGAGCGGAGAACATGACGTGGACCACCTCGTCGCTCACGCCCGCCCGTTTTGCGAGCGTGGGGAAGGAAACGCCGGTGAACGTACAGTCGAACTTGCTCCACCCGGTCACGCAGTGAAAGTCCTGTTTCTGGGTCGTCCGCGGGAGGTCCCTGAACTCCTCCCACGAGAGAGCGAGGTCGTCCTCGACGGCACCCGTGACGGTGAACTCCCAGGAATCGGGATCGAACTCCGGAACCGATCCCTTCGAGAGGACGGGGAACGCCGAGGTCTCGCGTTGGCCGGGCGGCAGTCGATCCTCCCCGAACTCCCGATAGAGGTCGGTGACGTCGGTCGTCATACGAGGGGAGAGTCGGCGGGGACACGTATGCCTACCGGCGTCCTCTCGGATCGCAAACCGATGTTTTCCGATCCGGGGATTTCCTTTCGGGTTTCGAGATGATTTGTCCCGCCAGAGTTAAATACGCCTCTATCGAAGCCCCGACTGTTCCGATGCCGAAAGTAGAAATCACCGTCCCGGAGCACCTCGAAATGCAGATCGCACAGATGGTCGACCAGGGCGAGTTCGCGACCCGCGAGGAGGCGATCGAGGACCTGCTCTCAGCGGGACTGAAAGCCTACAAGACGAGCGGACCACAGATGGACGAGGAGCCCGCACTCGAGGACGACGGGATGATGGGGCACGACGACGAGTACGTCTTCTGAACTCGGCCGGAACCGCGACGGGATGCGCGGAAAACCGCCCATGGGACCGACTGACGCGGGAAATCCTTAACACGCCGACCGCCATACCGGTACCTAGAATGCACAAAGACGAACTCCTGGAACTGCACGATCAGATGGTCACCATCATGGAGTACTTCAAGCGCCAGGAGGGTGTCGACGAGGACCTCTTTACGCCCTACGACCAGCTCGACGTCGACCCCTCGCACGTCCACAAGTCCAAGAGCGAGCACAAACACGCCGTGTTCGTCCTCGGCAACGCGCTCGCGAACGCCATGAGCAACGACGAGTTCTCCAGCGCCGGCCGGATCGGCAAGCGCATGGCCGAACTCGCCGACGACGCCGAGCGGAAAATTTAATCTAGTATCTTGACTGTCGGAAGAATTATGTGTTAGTGCCGTCTCTCGGCGGGCATGCAACCGCGTACGGAGACCCACGTCGCCGGCTGGGAGCCCCGGTCGGCGGCCGACGGCTACGCCGGCCTTCGGGCGCTCGCCGAATCGGGGTTCTCGGGCGCGATCACCGCGTCGGGGGCCGCCCTGTTCATGCTCAACGGGCGCGCGATCGGCCTCGCCGACGGATCCATCGACTCTTTCGAGGCCGCCCCGCTGACCGCCCGCAGCGCGCCACATCCCGCCCTCTCCCTGCTCTTCTCGATGCGGGAACGGGGAAGCGAGACGCGCGCGACCTACTACACGAACGACACGCCGATAAGCGAGACGCGCGAGACCCTCGAATCCGGTGGTTTCACCGGCTACGTCGAACTCTCGGAGAACGTCCTCAGCGGCGATTACTTCGTCGTCTACCACCGGGGTCGCTCGATGAGCGTCGGATTCGTCGGCTCGGCCGACCGACTCATCACGGACGAGGAGGCCGAGTCGCGCCTCGCCGACGAGGTGGGGATCTACACGGTCGAGGCCGTCGACGTCACCGAGATCGAAATCCCCGAGCCGACGGCCGACACGGGAGGGGCGACCGGTCCCGTCGAAACGGCTCCGACGAGCGAGACGAACGAGACGACCGAAACGACGGACGCAGACGCCACCGAAATCGACGCGGCCGAGACCGGCGAGAGCGCGCCAGGCGAACCGGAACCCACCTCAATCCCCGAATCAGCATCGGCCGAGGACGGCACCGTACCGGACGAGTTCGCGGACGACTCGCCGGACGCCGGGCCGCCCGATTCGGCCGTATCCGCTGACCCGCTCGAATCCGCTGCGTCCGCCGATGCCGACCGCAGGCCGACCGATTCGGAGGGGGGTTCCGAAATCGTGACGTCCGACGACCGGCCATCGGCGTCGAGCGCTTCGTCGACGGCTGACCGAGCGGCCGGGCCGACCGACCCCCGGGATCGCTGGGGGTCGGTGATCGACGATCCGGTCGAGGACCGGATCGCCGCCGAACGGCAGTGGCGCGAGACCACCCGGATCCCGTCGCTCGACCCCGAACGAAGCGCGCTCTCGACCGGCGGAGCCGCCGCCGCGGACGCGGCGACCGAGACGACGCCCGAACCGAGCGAGGAGGTCCTCTCGCGGGCGCTCGACGCGCTCGAATCGGAGCGGGAGGCCCGCGAGGCCGCGGAACGCACAGTTACGGAGCTCCGCGAGGACGTCGAACGGCTCGAAGAGCGCCTCGCCGCCGAAGAGCGCGCGTCGACGGCCGAGACCGAACCGGAACCGACGCCGGGGCGGTCGCTGGACCCGGAGACGGCCCTCTCGGGAACCAACCTCTTCGTCCGCTACGTCTCGAAGGGGGCCGCAACCCTCGAAACCGCCCACGCGGGCGAGGCCGATCGCGAGAGCCTCGCGGGGAACCTCCGGCTCGAACGGCGCACCGAGTTCGAGTCCGAGAACGCGGCGGTCGACGGGGAGCCGTTCGAGGCGTTTCTGGACGACCGCCTCGAACACCGGTTCGCCGAGTGGATCGTCGGCGAGTTGCCGTTCGAACTCGCCGAGACGGGTCACGCCAGCTCGCTCGGCGCGCTCTACGACGCGCTACCCGCGATCGACCGGATCGAGTTCCACGGGACGATCGAGGCCGAGGAGGGATCGAGACGGTTCGACGTGATCTGTCGAGACCGCATGGGCGAGGCGCTGTTCGTCGTCGACTGTGTCGAGACGCGCACGGCGACGACCGAGGATCGGGTGGCCGCGCTCGTCGAGGGCGCGACCGACACGAAGGCGGTCGCGCCCGACCTCGCGGGCGCGATGCTCGTGACGACGAGCTACTTCGATCCCGGGGCGCTCTCGACGGCCGCGGAGGCGACGCGCTCGGGCCTCCTCGGTGGCGGCTCGCGCGAGAGCTACGTGACGATCTCGCGGCGGACGGGCTATCACCTCTGCCTGGTCGAGATGCACGACGGGACGTTTCACGTCACCGTTCCAGAACTCTAGCTTTCGACTTCGGCGACGCCGTCGATCTTCATTCCTTCGAGCGTCTCGATCGTCTCGTCGAGTTTGCCGTCGAGTTCGGAGACGAACTCCTCGGTTCGCTCGGTCGTGATCGCACCCTGGCTGGAGGGCTCGATGAGGTTCTCCTCCTCGAGGACGCGAAGCGAGTAGCGAACCTTGTGGTGCGGGTAGCCGGTCTCGTTCGACATCTTCACGATCCCGATCGGTTCGTTCTCGATGACCATCTTCAGGACCTGAAGGTGTCGTTCCAGCATATCGACTTCTTTCTCAAGCCGGTCTATCATGGCATTTGTTAACTTGTCGTTCGTGCTTTTAAAAGTTGCTGTCCACAACGGGACTGCCGAGAGCGTTCGAACGGTTGTCGTGGGATGGATTAACAGTTGCGATCGGTTCGGACGGACCGTAATCGGTATGGCGATCGGTCGGAAACCCCCCGCTATGACCGTAACGATCGTGGGTGCCCAGTTGGGCGACGAGGGGAAGGGCGGCGTCGTCGACATCTACGGCGAGGACGTCGACGTCGTCGCGCGGTATCAGGGCGGCGACAACGCCGGCCACACCGTCGTGTTCGGCGAGGACGAGTACAAGCTCTCGCTGGTCCCCAGCGGGGCGATCCGCGGGAAGGTCGGCGTGCTCGGCAACGGCTGTGTCGTCAATCCCGAGACGCTCTTCTCGGAGATCGACGCGCTCCGCGAGCGCGGACTCGATCCACGGGTGAAAGTCGCCGAACGCGCCCACGTCATCCTGCCGTACCACCGCGTCCTCGACGGGATCGAGGAGAAGGCGAAGGAGGACTCGGAACTCGACGCCGGTACCACCGGTAGGGGCATCGGCCCGACCTACGAGGACAAGATCGGTCGCCGGGGGATCCGGATCGGCGACCTGCTCGATCCGGATTCGCTCAGGTCGAAACTCGAGTACGTCGTCCCCCAGAAGCGCGCGCTCGCCGAGGACGTCTTCGGGGTCTCCGCGAGCGGAGGCTCGTCGGGAGGGAGTTCCGACGGCGTCAGCACCGACGAGGCGTTCGACATCTCCAGCCTCTACGAGCAGTACCGCCGATACGGCGAACGACTCGCCGAGGAGGAGATGACCGTCAACGCCGGGGCGTACCTCACCGAGCGGATCGAGGCCGACGAAAACGTGATGTTCGAGGGCGCGCAGGGCACCTCCATCGACATCGACCACGGGATCTTCCCGTACGTCACCTCCTCGAACCCCACCGCGGGCTACGCCGCGACCGGAACCGGCGTCGGCCCGACCACGGTCGGGCGGGGCGAGGTGGTGGGGATCGTCAAGGCGTACCTCTCGCGGGTCGGCACCGGGCCGCTTCCGACCGAACTGGTCGACGACGACGAGGAGGAACTCGCCGACGAGATCAGGGAGAAGGGCGGGGAGTTCGGCACCGTCACGGGCCGGCCACGGCGGATCGGCTGGCTCGACATGCCAATGCTGCGTCACGCCGCCCAGGTGAACGGCTTCACCGGGTTGGCGATCAACCACATCGACGTGCTCGCCGGCCTGGGCGACCTGCAGGTGGGCCACGCCTACGAACTCGACGGCGAGGAGATCGAGACGATGCCGACCACCACCGAACGGTGGGGCGAGTGCGAACCGGTCCTCCGGGGGTTCGACGGCTGGTCCGAACCCGACTGGGCCGACGTCGCCAGCGAGGGCTACGACGCCATCCCCGAGAACGCCCGGACCTATCTCGAGTACATCAGCGACGAACTCGACACGCCCATCTACGCCGTCGGCGTCGGTCCCGGCCGCGAACAGACGGTCGTTGTCGAGAGCCCGTTCTGATCGGTGATCGGTTCGGCTATCGGTCCTCGCTGCCCAGCCGCCAGAGCGCGCGGTAGAGCGTCCAGCAGTCCGCATCGTGCTCGTCGGCGACCGCTCGACACGTATCGAGAAACCTGCGGTACTCCTCAACCGAGAGCGAGTCGGGGTACGGGTCATCGAGTTCGCCGGCCTCCCAGAGGGCGTCCCACGTCCGGCGGTCGACGGCCACGTACCGTTCGGGATCGATGAACTGGAGGAACGCGCTCGCGACGGACAGGTCGACGCCTCGCAGTTCGGTCAGGTGCTCGATCCGCACGTCGAGCGCGTCGGCGTTCGCGGCGTCGACGACGGCCTCCCGGACCGCCGCGCGGTCGTTCTCCCCGAACCGGGCCTCGCCCTCGCGGTGTTCACGGTCGGGGTACGCACCGAGAAAGCGCCTGTAGTGCCACTGGACGACCCACTCGGCGTCGCGAAACCCGAACTCGCCGTCGACGAACGCCGCCGGATACGTCTCGATCGCCTCCTGTTCGACCGGGTAGAGCGGTTCCTCCTCTGCGTACTCCTCCGCCTTCTCCTCGATCGTCGAGCGTGTGAGCGTCATGCCCTCGGTTTCGATGGGAGACACCCTCAACGTTCGCCTCTGACCGAGGCCCGCGCTGTCGGCAGTGACCGTCCATCGACGGTTGTCGACACGCGGTCTCCACCGAAGTAACCGGACCACGGTACATATCAGCCGACGGGACACGCGCAGGCGTTAAGTGGATGGTACGCGTTTACACGGCCAGATGGTCGAACACCGAGGGAGGAAGGACGATGGCGACTGAGG
The DNA window shown above is from Halalkalicoccus sp. NIPERK01 and carries:
- a CDS encoding pyridoxamine 5'-phosphate oxidase family protein codes for the protein MSDSTPVEMDDDERDAFLGTGGIGVMAFPTADGDPPHAIPVSYGYDATETTFYFRLAVGDDREKGDVAGETVAFVTYGREGSAWESVIATGRLEETTAEPIATETLQGLERVHIPLVDVFGEPPRTVSFGYFRLVPERLTSRKESRTEV
- a CDS encoding 1,4-dihydroxy-2-naphthoyl-CoA synthase, which gives rise to MVSDLFDPDRWEPVDNDFDDITYHRAREVGAVRIAFDRPNLRNAFRPGTVDELYRALDHARKQTDVGCVLLTGNGPSPKDGGWAFCSGGDQSVRGGSGYEYRGDDEAGDEDSAAVREAKAGRLHILEVQRLIRFMPKPVVAVVPGWAVGGGHSLHVICDMTLASEEHAKFLQTDPDVASFDAGFGSAYLARQVGQKKAREIFFLGKTYSAQEAVEMGMANEAVAHADLEEVALEWAEAIDGKSPTAIRMLKFGFNAVDDGMVGQQVFAGEATRLGYMTDEAREGRDAFLEKRDPDFNEYPWHY
- the menD gene encoding 2-succinyl-5-enolpyruvyl-6-hydroxy-3-cyclohexene-1-carboxylic-acid synthase, with the translated sequence MTAPNRATLWGRVVADELVESGVEDVCIAPGSRSTPLTVAFATHESITVHSHLDERSAAFYALGRAKRTGEPTPLVCTSGTAAANFHPAVIEASQSRVPMLVLTADRPTELRESGANQTIDQTKLYGDSVRWYRELPEPAPEARRLRSLRTTVCRALAETTGIPAGPVHLNAPFAKPLEPIEVEDDVPADLAERHPLAVEGRDGPFVSVTPCRPTLSESDRRTLSAAIENAHRGLIVAGPSDRLDGEAIRALAGATGFPVLADPLSGTRFGSGDDEATVIGGYDSWLASVDWPVPDLVLRFGASPTSKTLREYLRDADVRQFVVDPAGEWREATFTATDLVVADGTELAEALAADLDPSPNQGWRERFAEAEARYWNLIDEETERLFEGAVLERVFSGAPDPATVFVSNSMPVRDADRFARPRGADLTVLGNRGASGIDGITSTALGAGSATDDPLVLVTGDLAYYHDMNGLLALSRCGVDATVVLLNNDGGGIFHMLPIEGFDPPFTGQFKTPHGLDFAPTADLYGFEFVRTDSLSGFEDAYSASCSSPGTQVIEIRVDGEASHRTREEIHERVCERLG
- a CDS encoding isochorismate synthase MenF, which translates into the protein MTVPHRDGSVVAPLEGEGATLVSRARELADLSYRSFLAGRSPPRVYWAAPDGLEIVGGGAAVRLRAGGPDRFETLREDAGRLFSTLDTALASGGDLPAPARPRAFGGFSFHAGHGPTPPWAGFPAAEFVVPRVQLTRTDETTWLTVSEYGPDAEADGVETELDRVRSELAAHPAMQPSGRSPGIAATRLTTPRDEWCRQVSEATDRIAATDLRKVVLAQSLEVDLETDIEIPDVLERLRRTYPECYRFLIEPTETAGFFGAPPERLVSLSGRRVETEALAGSAARGGTPEEDHALMTSLLESEKIQHEQGVVVDTIREQLEPLGEVRVADQTVKRLATIQHLRTPIRADLAADDHVLSIVEALHPTPAVGGLPPEAAWATIRETETFERGWYAAPVGWFDAAGDGEFAVAIRSGVASDETVTLFAGNGIVADSDPDEEWEEVQLKYRPILDALGE
- a CDS encoding Cdc6/Cdc18 family protein — translated: MVETDELFIRDDPIFVNKELLEINHLPDEGRIVGRDEEIKLLANAVNPAIFGQSPSNILIYGKTGTGKSLCAKHVSGRLVDAARSEGVTAAFAYVDCAQDTTETQAVQTIASSFNRADETGINVPDKGISTATYYKRLWRILDASYDVVLIILDEIDKLADDAILMQLSRAGEAGKLTDCKIGVVGISNKIRYKDRMDERVKSSLCEREFVFPPYDASQLGEIMEARRDAFREGVLDGGVIPRAAALAAREHGDARKAIDILRYAGEIAQSTGAERVREGFVTDARKRAETDRFRELIRGSTPHSRYVLHALTILSLNDAGSEGFRTTAIYDVYEEICRQEGAETLSLRRVRDLLKEHAFLDIIEQSRHSGGSAEGSYTRHRLLEDPTVVRDVLVDGE
- a CDS encoding sulfite oxidase-like oxidoreductase encodes the protein MTTDVTDLYREFGEDRLPPGQRETSAFPVLSKGSVPEFDPDSWEFTVTGAVEDDLALSWEEFRDLPRTTQKQDFHCVTGWSKFDCTFTGVSFPTLAKRAGVSDEVVHVMFSALDGYTTNLPLADCMREEVLFAWEFGGEALPEEHGGPLRVVTPHKYAYKGAKWVDGVEFLVEPERGFWEKRGYSNTADPWNEERYS
- a CDS encoding ribbon-helix-helix domain-containing protein, whose translation is MPKVEITVPEHLEMQIAQMVDQGEFATREEAIEDLLSAGLKAYKTSGPQMDEEPALEDDGMMGHDDEYVF
- a CDS encoding UPF0058 family protein is translated as MHKDELLELHDQMVTIMEYFKRQEGVDEDLFTPYDQLDVDPSHVHKSKSEHKHAVFVLGNALANAMSNDEFSSAGRIGKRMAELADDAERKI
- a CDS encoding adenylosuccinate synthase, whose protein sequence is MTVTIVGAQLGDEGKGGVVDIYGEDVDVVARYQGGDNAGHTVVFGEDEYKLSLVPSGAIRGKVGVLGNGCVVNPETLFSEIDALRERGLDPRVKVAERAHVILPYHRVLDGIEEKAKEDSELDAGTTGRGIGPTYEDKIGRRGIRIGDLLDPDSLRSKLEYVVPQKRALAEDVFGVSASGGSSGGSSDGVSTDEAFDISSLYEQYRRYGERLAEEEMTVNAGAYLTERIEADENVMFEGAQGTSIDIDHGIFPYVTSSNPTAGYAATGTGVGPTTVGRGEVVGIVKAYLSRVGTGPLPTELVDDDEEELADEIREKGGEFGTVTGRPRRIGWLDMPMLRHAAQVNGFTGLAINHIDVLAGLGDLQVGHAYELDGEEIETMPTTTERWGECEPVLRGFDGWSEPDWADVASEGYDAIPENARTYLEYISDELDTPIYAVGVGPGREQTVVVESPF